DNA sequence from the Clostridia bacterium genome:
TTGTAGGGAAGGCGCCGTTCTTTGTGCAACCGTCCAATAAGAATAAACGGAGGGATATTTTCTTCAGCACAAAAAAGCTTGATATGGGTTAGTGAGTAGTTTCCTTTGTGCACAAATTCAGCGTACCTCTCCGGAGTAATTAATGTGTTGGCCGCAAAATCATCGGCTTTGTCTTCAGCATCGCTGTTTATCAAATCATCATAGTCAATTAACCGGTCATCAACATCTCCGTTGATAATGTGCCCGATTTCATGGAAAAATGTGAACCAAAAAACATCGGCAAATTTATGCCTATTGGTCATGATTAAACTCAAGGAATCATCGTTGTTTTTTTTGATCAGACCCTGAACCGGCGCACCCCTAAAGTGTTTAACGATCGCAAATTTAATGCCGCATTCAGCGAGCAAAGCCGTTAGCCTGACTTGGATTTCAGCAAAACTGGCAAACATCAATTCTTTGATTCTGGGTATTTTCCGTTTCAACTGATCTATATCCAGTTTTTGTTCAATTTGTTGGCTTTCCATTAGCAAATCACACATTCGCAGCCAGGTGAACAAGACGAAGGGGTCCACATTCACGGCAGTGGCTAAGCGATAAGCGCCGGTTTGAGATACGGCCGGGATTTGGGTCAAATTACTGACGTTAAGTAGCTTTCTTAGCTGGACCACAAGTATTGCTCCATGGGCTTCCAGTTCTAGAAATCC
Encoded proteins:
- a CDS encoding HigA family addiction module antidote protein; amino-acid sequence: MAQNMNGLSLELIIHPGETLREILEDRKMSQKELAARVGLTEAYISNVINGQKAISVSLAKKLEYALGIDASFWINLQANYDKELADFEDFNRISQEEVNILKRLTHIIEYLKELGFLELEAHGAILVVQLRKLLNVSNLTQIPAVSQTGAYRLATAVNVDPFVLFTWLRMCDLLMESQQIEQKLDIDQLKRKIPRIKELMFASFAEIQVRLTALLAECGIKFAIVKHFRGAPVQGLIKKNNDDSLSLIMTNRHKFADVFWFTFFHEIGHIINGDVDDRLIDYDDLINSDAEDKADDFAANTLITPERYAEFVHKGNYSLTHIKLFCAEENIPPFILIGRLHKERRLPYNHYSSEKIKYEL